From Candidatus Xianfuyuplasma coldseepsis:
ATTGGGTTTGCTGTGTTAAATACCTTTATTATCGATTATGGGGTCAATACCTATTCCGCCTTTAGTGTTGGTAACCGGATCAGTAGTCTCTTCTTGATGCCGGTTATGGCCATCGGTGGAATCATGAGTAGTTACATCGGCCAAAATATCGGGAACTTCAATCCCGAACGAGCAAAAAAAGCATTCCGTCAGGGAATGCTGGCCTCGATTATCATTATGGCTGTGCTTAGTGTCATTGGCTTAACAATACGAAGTACAATGGTCTCTTGGTTCTTAGCCGAAGAACCAGAAGCCATGGCATTATCCATCGAGTATACACTATACTTGTTTATGGGTCTACCGTTGATGGCGATTTTCCAAGCATACATCGGTTTATACAATGGATCAGGATTAACCATCTATACGTTACTAATTGGGATTTCTCGATTATGGGGTTTGCGGATTCCATTCATTGTCTTGTTCAAAAACTTCACCGACTTAGGTCCGAGTGGAATCTGGTATGCAATGTTACTCAGTAATTTGTTTATCGCCTTTATTGGATACTTCTTTATGAAACGAATCAAATACGAACCAAAAATTCGAGCTGCAGTTACCTAACCCACAAATGTGGGTTTTTTTATTGGGTGTAATTCAGTTTTCTGTGATATAATAAAGGGAAATCGGAGGTGAATCCAATGTTTTTTGAAACGTTTTTCGGACATGATATTGACTTTAGTAAGGCAGCAACAATGTTTTCCATTCACCATGCGATTTATATGTTTTCTGCAGTATTGACGATTGTCTTTATTAAAAAGTATGCGAAGAAAATTAGAAATCATCCAAGAGAACCACAAATTCGCAAGATAGTTGTATGGTTCTTGATTTTCATGGAAATCGTCTATCATCTCCATAATTGGAGTTATCCACGATTTAGTATCCCTCTGCACATCTGTAGTTTTGCGGTGTTCATGAGTATTTATGTCCTTAATACCAACAGTAAAAAAGTGTATAACTACTTATTCTTCTTTGGAACACTTGGTGGGATTATGGCCCTCACATTCCCTAATTCATGGGGCTATACGTATCTGAATTTTCGTTATTATCATTTCTTAATCTTACATAATGTATTAATCGGTGTATCGCTCTATTACTATTTTGCCTATGATTATCGTATTACCTATCGCACGTTACTTAATGTCTATCGAACGGTATTGATTCTTGCTATATTCATTCATTTATTCAATCTCACATTTATTCATTTCGGGTATGATTCGAACTACTGGTTCATTACCTATATCCCTCAAGTTGTCGATGGATTCTTTACCAATTATCCCGTCTACATACTCACATTTTTATCGGCTGTTTTTGTATCGATGAACATATTATTCTTTGTCACCCATCAAGATCAAATTCCCTTATTATTCCAAAAAAAATCACTCGACGAGTGATTTTTATTTTTTTAGAACGTTTTTTAATCCTTGTTCAATACGATTCCCATACTCCAATGATTCATCATACTTGAACATCAATTCCGGTACTTTGCGCATCTTAACTCTTTGCGCCAATTTGGAACGGACAAAGCCTTTGGAGCGTTCTAACGCTTTATGTGCCGCTTGTTTCTTTTCGTCTTTTCCTAAGATTGTATAGTAGATTGTTAAGTAACTATAATCATTGGTTAAGCGTACTTCGGTAATCGTCATGAAGCCAATGGCGTCATCTTTTACTTCTCGCCGATAAATATCGGTTAAACTGCGAAGGATTGTGGTTTGTAGATGTTCGAGTTTACTCACTTACGAGGAATCTCTCGTTCAACCGATGCCTCAATGACATCGCCGACTTTTACGTCGTTGAATTTTTCAATCATGATTCCACATTCATATCCTTCACGTACTTCTTTGACATCATCTTTAAATCGTTTTAAGGATGACATTTGGCCTTCAAAGATAACCACTCCATCACGCAGAACACGGACTAAACTATTGCGTTCAATCGTACCATCGGTGACGTAACATCCAGCGACGGTTCCGACTTTCGATATTTTAAACGTATCGCGAACTTCCGCTTGTCCGGTAACCACTTCTTCAAAGATGGGATCGAGCATACCTGTTAGTGCGGCCTCAACTTCTTCTAAGGCTTTATATATAATATTGTACAGGCGAATGTCGACGCCTTTTTCTTTGGCTAAATCACGGACACTTGAGCGTGGACGCACATTGAATCCCATAATGATAGCGTTACTCGCAAGAGCAAGCGTGACATCGGTTTCTGTGATGGTTCCAACACTACTGCGGATAATATCAATTTTAGCACCCTCTACTTCAATTTTTTCAAGGGAAGCTTTTAAGGCTTCAATACTTCCGTGGGTGTCTCCTTTAATGACGATCCGCAATTCTTTTAAGTCGCCTTCACTCATTTGACTGAAAAGTTCTTCTAAGGATACGGCTTTTCCGACACCGCGTTCTTCGGCCCATGCACGATGCGTTCTCTCTTCCGAAATCAAGCGAGCGCGACGTTCATCTTGGAATACCATGAACGAGTCTCCCGCCTGGGGAACATCGTTTAGTCCAGTAACCTCAACGGCTTTACTTGGCATCGCCACATCCATTCGGACATTTTGATCGTCCACCATTGCCCGAACACGACCATAGGTATTTCCGGCCACTAAAATGTCGCCAACTTTCAATGATCCATTGGCAACCAATAACGTTGCGACCGGTCCTTTTCCTTTATCGAGTTTGGATTCGATAACGGTACCGCTTGCTAAGCGATTCGGATTGGCTTTGTATTCTTCCATCTCCGCGGTTAATTGAATCATCTCAAGCAGATTATCGACACCTTCACCTGTCAAGGCGGATAAATTACAGAATATCGTTTCTCCTCCCCATTCTTCAGGGACAAGGTTGTATTCGGT
This genomic window contains:
- a CDS encoding TIGR02206 family membrane protein, which produces MFFETFFGHDIDFSKAATMFSIHHAIYMFSAVLTIVFIKKYAKKIRNHPREPQIRKIVVWFLIFMEIVYHLHNWSYPRFSIPLHICSFAVFMSIYVLNTNSKKVYNYLFFFGTLGGIMALTFPNSWGYTYLNFRYYHFLILHNVLIGVSLYYYFAYDYRITYRTLLNVYRTVLILAIFIHLFNLTFIHFGYDSNYWFITYIPQVVDGFFTNYPVYILTFLSAVFVSMNILFFVTHQDQIPLLFQKKSLDE
- the rbfA gene encoding 30S ribosome-binding factor RbfA; the protein is MSKLEHLQTTILRSLTDIYRREVKDDAIGFMTITEVRLTNDYSYLTIYYTILGKDEKKQAAHKALERSKGFVRSKLAQRVKMRKVPELMFKYDESLEYGNRIEQGLKNVLKK
- the infB gene encoding translation initiation factor IF-2 — translated: MARKSKKQDSRKSNIPVATQEKTEGVLYYSPDMTVADIAEGLGVKTSAVIKKLMMAGIMANQTQTVDRETVELLAIEFGRELEDEQVTDLTRFDEIDIVDTEEDLVERPPVVTIMGHVDHGKTTLLDTIRNSRVTEGEAGGITQHIGAYQVKKNGKLITFIDTPGHAAFTEMRARGAQVTDITILVVAADDGVMPQTKEAIDHAKAADVPIIVAVNKIDKVGVNPDKVKQELTEYNLVPEEWGGETIFCNLSALTGEGVDNLLEMIQLTAEMEEYKANPNRLASGTVIESKLDKGKGPVATLLVANGSLKVGDILVAGNTYGRVRAMVDDQNVRMDVAMPSKAVEVTGLNDVPQAGDSFMVFQDERRARLISEERTHRAWAEERGVGKAVSLEELFSQMSEGDLKELRIVIKGDTHGSIEALKASLEKIEVEGAKIDIIRSSVGTITETDVTLALASNAIIMGFNVRPRSSVRDLAKEKGVDIRLYNIIYKALEEVEAALTGMLDPIFEEVVTGQAEVRDTFKISKVGTVAGCYVTDGTIERNSLVRVLRDGVVIFEGQMSSLKRFKDDVKEVREGYECGIMIEKFNDVKVGDVIEASVEREIPRK